The following are encoded together in the Chlorocebus sabaeus isolate Y175 chromosome 20, mChlSab1.0.hap1, whole genome shotgun sequence genome:
- the ATP1A1 gene encoding sodium/potassium-transporting ATPase subunit alpha-1 yields MGKGVGRDKYEPAAVSEQGDKKGKKGKKDRDMDELKKEVSMDDHKLSLDELHRKYGTDLSRGLTSARAAEILARDGPNALTPPPTTPEWIKFCRQLFGGFSMLLWIGAILCFLAYSIQAATEEEPQNDNLYLGVVLSAVVIITGCFSYYQEAKSSKIMESFKNMVPQQALVIRNGEKMSINAEDVVVGDLVEVKGGDRIPADLRIISANGCKVDNSSLTGESEPQTRSPDFTNENPLETRNIAFFSTNCVEGTARGIVVYTGDRTVMGRIATLASGLEGGQTPIAAEIEHFIHIITGVAVFLGVSFFILSLILEYTWLEAVIFLIGIIVANVPEGLLATVTVCLTLTAKRMARKNCLVKNLEAVETLGSTSTICSDKTGTLTQNRMTVAHMWFDNQIHEADTTENQSGVSFDKTSATWLALSRIAGLCNRAVFQANQENLPILKRAVAGDASESALLKCIELCCGSVKEMRERYAKIVEIPFNSTNKYQLSIHKNPNTSEPRHLLVMKGAPERILDRCSSILLHGKEQPLDEELKDAFQNAYLELGGLGERVLGFCHLFLPDEQFPEGFQFDTDDVNFPIDNLCFVGLISMIDPPRAAVPDAVGKCRSAGIKVIMVTGDHPITAKAIAKGVGIISEGNETVEDIAARLNIPVSQVNPRDAKACVVHGSDLKDMTSEQLDDILKYHTEIVFARTSPQQKLIIVEGCQRQGAIVAVTGDGVNDSPALKKADIGVAMGIAGSDVSKQAADMILLDDNFASIVTGVEEGRLIFDNLKKSIAYTLTSNIPEITPFLIFIIANIPLPLGTVTILCIDLGTDMVPAISLAYEQAESDIMKRQPRNPKTDKLVNERLISMAYGQIGMIQALGGFFTYFVILAENGFLPLHLLGLRVDWDDRWINDVEDSYGQQWTYEQRKIVEFTCHTAFFVSIVVVQWADLVICKTRRNSVFQQGMKNKILIFGLFEETALAAFLSYCPGMGVALRMYPLKPTWWFCAFPYSLLIFVYDEVRKLIIRRRPGGWVEKETYY; encoded by the exons GTTGGACGTGATAAGTATGAGCCTGCAGCTGTTTCAGAACAAGGTGATAAAAAGGGCAAAAAGGGCAAAAAagacagggacatggatgaactgAAGAAAGAAGTTTCTATG gatgATCATAAACTTAGCCTTGATGAACTTCATCGTAAATATGGAACAGACTTGAGCCGG GGATTAACATCTGCTCGTGCAGCTGAGATCCTGGCGCGAGATGGTCCCAACGCCCTCACTCCCCCTCCCACTACTCCTGAATGGATCAAGTTTTGTCGGCAGCTCTTTGGGGGGTTCTCAATGTTACTGTGGATTGGAGCGATTCTTTGTTTCTTGGCTTATAGCATCCAAGCTGCTACAGAAGAGGAACCTCAAAATGATAAT CTGTACCTGGGTGTGGTGCTATCAGCCGTTGTCATCATAACTGGTTGCTTCTCCTACTATCAAGAAGCTAAAAGTTCAAAGATCATGGAATCCTTCAAAAACATGGTCCCTCAG CAAGCCCTTGTGATTCGAAATGGTGAGAAAATGAGCATAAATGCAGAGGATGTTGTGGTTGGGGATCTGGTGGAAGTAAAAGGAGGAGACCGAATTCCTGCTGACCTCAGAATCATATCTGCAAATGGCTGCAAG GTGGATAACTCCTCACTCACTGGTGAATCAGAACCCCAGACTAGGTCTCCAGATTTCACAAATGAAAACCCCCTGGAGACGAGGAACATTGCCTTCTTTTCAACCAATTGTGTTGAAG GCACCGCACGTGGTATTGTTGTCTACACTGGGGATCGCACTGTGATGGGAAGAATTGCCACACTTGCTTCTGGGCTCGAAGGAGGCCAGACCCCCATTGCTGCAGAAATTGAACATTTTATCCACATCATCacgggtgtggctgtgttcctgggtgtgtctttCTTCATCCTTTCTCTCATCCTTGAGTACACCTGGCTTGAGGCTGTCATCTTCCTCATCGGTATCATCGTAGCCAATGTGCCGGAAGGTTTGCTGGCCACTGTCACG GTCTGTCTGACACTTACCGCCAAACGCATGGCGAGGAAAAACTGCTTAGTGAAGAACTTAGAAGCTGTGGAGACCTTGGGGTCCACATCCACCATCTGCTCGGATAAAACTGGAACTCTGACTCAGAACCGGATGACAGTGGCCCACATGTGGTTTGACAATCAAATCCATGAAGCTGATACGACAGAGAATCAGAGTG GTGTCTCTTTTGACAAGACTTCAGCTACCTGGCTTGCTCTGTCCAGAATTGCAGGTCTTTGTAACAGGGCAGTGTTTCAGGCTAACCAGGAAAACCTACCTATTCTTAAG CGGGCAGTTGCAGGAGATGCCTCTGAGTCAGCACTCTTAAAGTGCATAGAGCTGTGCTGTGGTTCCGTGAAGGAGATGAGAGAAAGATACGCCAAAATCGTCGAAATACCCTTCAACTCCACCAACAAGTACCAG TTGTCCATTCATAAGAACCCCAACACGTCAGAGCCCCGACACCTGTTGGTGATGAAGGGTGCCCCAGAAAGGATCCTAGACCGTTGCAGCTCTATCCTCCTCCACGGCAAGGAGCAGCCCCTGGATGAGGAGCTGAAAGACGCCTTTCAGAATGCCTATTTGGAGCTGGGGGGCCTCGGAGAACGAGTCCTAG GTTTCTGCCACCTCTTTCTGCCAGATGAACAGTTTCCTGAAGGGTTCCAGTTTGACACCGACGATGTGAATTTCCCTATCGATAATCTGTGCTTTGTTGGGCTCATCTCCATGATTGACCCTCCACGGGCGGCCGTTCCTGATGCCGTGGGCAAATgtcgaagtgctggaattaag GTCATCATGGTCACAGGAGACCATCCAATCACAGCTAAAGCTATTGCCAAAGGTGTGGGCATCATCTCAGAAGGCAATGAGACCGTAGAAGACATTGCTGCCCGCCTCAACATCCCAGTCAGCCAGGTGAACCCCAG GGATGCCAAGGCCTGCGTAGTGCATGGTAGTGATCTAAAGGACATGACCTCCGAGCAGCTGGATGACATTTTGAAGTACCACACTGAGATAGTGTTTGCCAGGACCTCCCCTCAGCAGAAGCTCATCATTGTGGAAGGCTGCCAGAGACAG GGTGCTATCGTGGCTGTGACTGGTGATGGTGTGAATGACTCTCCAGCTTTGAAGAAAGCAGACATTGGGGTTGCTATGGGGATTGCTGGCTCAGATGTGTCCAAGCAAGCTGCTGACATGATTCTTTTGGATGACAACTTTGCCTCAATTGTGACTGGAGTAGAGGAAG GTCGTCTGATCTTTGATAACTTGAAGAAATCCATTGCTTATACCTTAACCAGTAACATTCCCGAGATCACCCCTTTCCTGATATTTATTATTGCAAACATTCCACTACCACTGGGGACTGTCACCATCCTCTGCATTGACTTGGGCACTGACATG gTTCCTGCCATCTCCCTGGCTTATGAGCAGGCTGAGAGTGACATCATGAAGAGACAGCCCAGAAATCCCAAAACAGACAAACTTGTGAACGAGAGGCTGATCAGCATGGCCTATGGGCAGATTG GTATGATCCAGGCCCTGGGCGGCTTCTTTACTTACTTTGTGATTCTGGCTGAGAACGGCTTCCTCCCACTTCACCTGTTGGGCCTCCGAGTGGACTGGGATGACCGCTGGATCAACGATGTAGAAGACAGCTACGGGCAGCAGTGG ACCTATGAGCAGAGGAAAATCGTGGAGTTCACCTGCCACACAGCCTTCTTTGTCAGTATCGTGGTGGTGCAGTGGGCCGACTTGGTCATTTGTAAGACCAGGAGGAATTCGGTCTTCCAGCAGGGGATGAA GAACAAGATCTTGATATTTGGCCTCTTTGAAGAGACAGCCCTGGCTGCTTTCCTTTCCTACTGCCCTGGAATGGGTGTTGCTCTTAGGATGTATCCCCTCAA ACCTACCTGGTGGTTCTGTGCCTTCCCCTACTCCCTTCTCATCTTCGTATATGACGAAGTCAGAAAACTCATCATCAGGCGACGCCCTGGCG GCTGGGTGGAGAAGGAAACCTACTACTAG